One Camelina sativa cultivar DH55 chromosome 3, Cs, whole genome shotgun sequence genomic window carries:
- the LOC104765056 gene encoding shewanella-like protein phosphatase 1 — MASLYLNSLLPLPPNSHPQKLIEPPSSSSLSSSSNCNEVSLKPIVINGDPPTFVSAPSRRIIAVGDLHGDLGKARDALQMGGVLSSDGRDQWIGQDTVLVQVGDILDRGDDEIAILSLLRSLDVQAKAHGGAVFQVNGNHETMNVEGDFRYVDARAFDECTDFLDYLQDYGQDWDKAFTNWISESRQWKEDRRSSQTYWDQWNVVKRQKGVIARSILFRPGGRLACELARHGVVLRINNWVFCHGGLLPHHVAYGVERINREVSAWMRSAANYEDSPQMPFIATRGYDSVVWSRLYSRETSELADYQIEQVSKILQDTLEAVGAKAMVVGHTPQLSGVNCEYGCDIWRVDVGMSSGVLDSRPEVLEIRGDKARVIRSNRDTLHELQIADYI, encoded by the exons ATGGCTTCCCTTTACCTCAATTCCTTACTCCCGCTTCCTCCTAATTCTCATCCCCAGAAACTTATCGAACctccttcatcttcatcgttGTCGAGCTCTTCCAATTGTAACGAAGTTTCTCTGAAGCCGATTGTCATCAATGGAGACCCACCCACTTTCGTATCTGCTCCTTCTCGCCGTATTATCGCAG TTGGAGACCTTCACGGCGATCTGGGTAAAGCCAGAGATGCACTTCAGATGGGCGGCGTCTTGAGCTCCGATGGACGAGACCAGTGGATCGGTCAAGATACT GTACTAGTTCAGGTAGGAGATATACTGGATCGTGGTGATGATGAAATTGCAATACTTTCTTTGTTAAGATCACTTGATGTTCAGGCCAAGGCTCATGGTGGAGCTGTTTTCCAG GTTAATGGTAACCATGAGACGATGAATGTTGAAGGGGATTTCAGATATGTGGATGCAAGAGCATTTGATGAATGTACAGATTTTCTTGACTACTTGCAAGACTATGGTCAAGACTGGGACAAAGCGTTTACTAATTGGATTTCTGAGTCAAGACAATGGAAAGAAGATAGGAGAAGTTCTCAAACTTATTGGGATCAATGGAATGTAGTAAAG AGGCAAAAGGGAGTGATTGCAAGGTCGATTCTTTTCAGACCAGGTGGTCGATTAGCATGTGAATTGGCGCGTCACGGAGTTGTTCTCCGCATTAATAACTGGGTCTTCTGCCACGGTGGTCTCCTTCCTCACCATG TTGCATATGGCGTAGAGAGGATAAATAGAGAAGTGTCTGCTTGGATGAGAAGTGCTGCTAACTATGAAGACAGTCCCCAGATGCCGTTCATTGCGACTCGTGGATATGACAGTGTGGTCTGGAGCCGACTTTACTCAAGAGAGACTTCTGAGCTGGCAGACTATCAAATTGAGCAG GTAAGTAAAATTCTCCAGGACACTCTCGAAGCTGTCGGTGCGAAGGCAATGGTAGTCGGGCATACTCCCCAGTTATCAGGCGTTAACTG TGAATATGGTTGCGACATATGGAGAGTTGATGTGGGAATGTCCAGTGGTGTTCTTGACTCTAGACCAGAG